The window GGTTTTGCGAGAAATCCCCTGACCGGTGCGACAACCCTCTCAACAGGAGCGCAACAATGAAAACCACCTGCCCCCGCTGTAAAAGAGCGTTTTCAGCCAGACAGTTTATCCAGACGCATCGCAGTGGAGTGAATGTAGAGCGCAAATGCCCGAATTGCGGCTGCTGGTTCCGCCTCACGTCACAGATGGCCTGGCTACATATCGCCGGCCTGCTGGGTTTGTTGATTCCCAGTCTGGCGAATCTTGCGCTCGGTTCCGGACCTCACCAGATTCCTCTGGCGCTGGCCTCCTTTCTCAGCGGATGCGTCGCCCTCGGCGCTATGTTGTACGGAAAAATGGTGGTAGTCAGGCGTCGAGATCACCACTGATGTCGCCGACTGCTCACAGTTCGTTACAGTCATTGACAGCAACACCGCCGATTATCAACTAAAATTATCTCTATCCTCAGGGTTGCATGACTTGCTGTCTGCAACCGCCTTGTTTTTCAGAAGTTTGGGATTTAACAAATGGTCAGACGCATTTTTGTCGTAGCTGCGCTGCTGAATCTTTCCGCATGCGCCACCATGAACGAAAACGAATGCCGCAACGCAGACTGGCGCGTTATCGGTTATGAAGACGGCGTAGCCGGCCGTTCAGCCACTTACCTCTCGCAGCATAGAGAGGCCTGCTCGGATTACAATGTTTCGCCTGACCTGGACGCTTATCGCGCCGGTTTTGACGACGGCGCCCGCAATTACTGCAAGCCGCAGAATGGTTTTGACCTGGGTCGCGGCGGCAATACCTACAAAGGCCAATGTCCGCCAGATCTTGAGCCGGTATTTATGCGCGCCGTGGAAAGCGGGCAATTTGTCCGTTATATGGAGAAGGAAATCAAGGACTCGGAAGGCATGCGCACATCCGCCGAGAAAGATTTGGATAAGAACCGCGATAAAATTGACGCCATTGAGAACGAATTAGTCAACGGCTCCGGCGACGCACAGAAGCGCCGCGACTTGCTGAAGCAGATGCGCGAGCTGGAAAACCATCGGGATGACCTGAATTACGAGCTGCGTCACCTGGATGCGAAGATACGGGAATACCGAAGTGTGATAGACAGTATTATTGTCGAACAACCCTGGATGAAACCCTAAGCCGTTCCTGGCGAATCATCCATTGATTTGCTCCGACTGAACAAGGGCGTCTTTGTGACGCCCTTTTTTATTGCCGTGATTTATCAAATACAGAGGGTGTCAGTCGATCTAAATCCGTTGCGCCAGCCAGATCAGTCCCACCAGACTGGTCAATAACGAGGAAACGCCGCCGAGCTTCAGGCCATGACGCCACTTAAACATGGCGTAAGCCGGTATCAGCAACAGCGCGATAATCGCCACCTGCCCTATCTCCACGCCCAGGTTGAACATAAGCAGCCGGCCCCAGACGCCCTCCCCGGAACTCAGTTCCCGCAGCAGATAGCTGAAGCCCACGCCGTGAATCAAACCAAAACAGAAGATCACCCACCAGCGATTGCGATATACCTTGCCCCAGTCCACGTCTGCGCGATTTTGCCGCGCCAGGTAATACAGATTCTCCAGCCCCAGAAAAACGATGGTGAGGGCGATCAGAGGCTCTGTCACGGAGGGCGGGATGGAGATGACATCAAATGCGGAAAGCGCCAGGGTAATCGAGTGCGCCAGAGTGAACGAGGTTGCCCATAGCAGGATGCGCCCCAAAGAAGCCGGCGCCAG is drawn from Hahella sp. KA22 and contains these coding sequences:
- a CDS encoding DUF2799 domain-containing protein → MVRRIFVVAALLNLSACATMNENECRNADWRVIGYEDGVAGRSATYLSQHREACSDYNVSPDLDAYRAGFDDGARNYCKPQNGFDLGRGGNTYKGQCPPDLEPVFMRAVESGQFVRYMEKEIKDSEGMRTSAEKDLDKNRDKIDAIENELVNGSGDAQKRRDLLKQMRELENHRDDLNYELRHLDAKIREYRSVIDSIIVEQPWMKP